aggaggagtggatctagaGGAGCTGAAAGGTTATGGGGAGGGGGACTGGGAGGAATGGAAAAAgcaaaactgtggtcaggatgtaatgtatataaagaattttttaaaaaacaataaaaagaactagacaagggggaaaaaagaatgtCTTGTCTGCTGCTGGGCAGTTTCACTGTGGCTTCTGCTTGCTGATGTCAAGCATCTCTCCAGATTGTATTGGCAGAAGCATTCCGTTTCTTTCCCTGCTGTAGTTGGAACATTCTAGATGGCATTTGTTGGTATGCTTGTTCTGCCTGTGATTCTGACTCTGCTTTTTTGTGCTCCCAAAGGAGCCCTGGAACTCCCTCAGCTGCCGACTTCTTGACTTCAGGTTTGCTTATGAAAATAAAGCAGCAAGAACAGTTGGTGAGGTTTCCGATCACACACAGGGCAGAAAGTTTCCAAAGCCAGTCCCACTCCAGTGCTTGGGCAGCAGGTAATAATAGGTAGGGAGCATTCTGGGATTGGCTGCAAATTTGCTTAAAATAAGCACTTTGGCCCAGGTAACCTTTCGGAAGGCAAGCCCGCTGCCAGGAATGGTCAGGTGGCATGCTCTGAGGGTCTTGAATGTGTTTGCCTGCCTCAGAAGGCTGGTGGAGAAGCACTATATAGCCCCAACCCTTTCTCCCGGAGTGGCCCTGATGCCTACAGCCCCTGCTGCATTTATGATCAACTTTCAGCCACTTCTCCTTTTCAGGTACCTACAAGTAATATTACAAAAGCCAGACACCTTTCATCACCAAGGCAACCACGCTTACCATGTGACTATCagggaagaaaaacacaaataatccTCTCAACCTCTTGACAAATATGCAAAGTATTCCAGGCCAGGCCCTGCCCTAGAACAATGTGCTGGAAAGATAGGAGGCTTGTTGGGAGAAGCAAGTTAGACCCTATCTTCCAGCTAtggctgccccacccccacctctccaccccccctacccccccatcccccacccccaccccactgcttCACATTTGTGCCTCTAAAACCATGAAAGATTTCTCTTTGCCAGTCCTGGCTGGCATCTGGCATCATTTTCCTGGTTCTTGGCTGTGTTTCTTGATGCAGTTCAAGTCCTTCCTGCAGTTCTGTGTGTTGGATCTTCGGTGGTCATCTTACAGGTTCTGACAGATGGCAAATCATGTTGGAGTTTTCCCCCTCTCCTTTTATTTTAGGATATTTAAGTTGGAAGTATATGGACTGGGCTTAGCGCTGCAGTAGAGCAGTTGCCTATCACAATGAGGTCTTGCATTTGGTCcctagcaccacacacacacacacacacacacacacacacacacagagagagagaatataaaatgtcttaaaCCCTCCTCGGAAAGAATTTGAAAGGGAATTACAAGAATAAGTTTAAAGTGAGCCTCAGGGAGAGGAACTCGAAAAACGGGGAATCCTTGCTATGGTCTAGAACGGCATTGGAATCTTTCTAAGCGTCATTTCCCTCACCTGTAAAGTGCCACTCCATGCCCTCCTGTGCAGCTCAAGTGAGGCTCAAGTGCACATGACGCAGGGCATGCTGCAAGTGCAGTTTGAGGGGTAGGGTTCAACTTTCCTGTGTATACAGAGTGAGCcaaaaagagtgtgtgtgtgtgtgggggggtgccttTGCTGAGGGAGGAGATTGACCTTTGCTGAGCTGCAGTTAGAGGTGAGAGAGGAAGTTGTATTCATTTGGATAAAACCATCATTTCCTTAAAGTCCAGGCTCTGGGCTTTTAAGTaggtcactgaaaaaaaaaaaaaaaagaaaagaaaagaaaagaaagttcttCATTTGTGAGATGGCCTGTGGGTGGCTCTCTGGAGGCTAGGTATTTGGAATTGGTTGTCCCATAATGCACCTGCAATGAATTGGGCTCCCAGTTGACCAGAGATCAGGTTTCCAGATGGAAAATGAATGCCAATGCTCCCCCTTTCTGAAGTTTGCAGTCTGAGTGGGTCTGGTACCCTGTCATTTGCCACATCTTGAAGTAGCTTGCAAAGGGCCATGTAAAACACTTGAAAGATGTTTGAAATATTCTGTGCTGATAGCTAAGTTAGATATAAATGCTTCCTGGTCaggttttcattatttcaaaTTGTGGTAAAATGCAGAatttagcattttatttcttaatgaacCAGGGCATTGAACCCAAGGCATCTCATAATGCAAGGCAAGTGTCAAATGCCAGGTTAATGCCACCATTGACCTACATTCCCAGCCTAAACTTTACCATTTTAACCACCTCAAGTGTACAGTTGTGTATCCGTTCGCATTGTGTAACCGACACCACCATCTGTCTCCAGaatctttccctttttttcagGTTGAACTGGAGTTTAGTACTCCTCAGAcattccttccctgtcccccagtCCCCTCAGCCACCTTTCATTCTGCTCTCTGTCTCAATGAATTTCACAGCTCTGCATACCTCATGGGAGTGgtatatattatattgtatatattagtCATAATATAATATTTGTCATTTGTAGCTTTTTTGtagtcctctttttctttttgaaactgaATTTTGTATGTTCACTTTCTCCCTGCTTTATTCCTTTCTATaagcttaattttttaaaaaaatatgtttattggtgttttgcctgaatgtatatgtctgtgtaccatatgcatgcaatTCCTGTGGCggcagaagaaggtgttggatctcctggaactggagttagatagatggttgggagccaccatatgggtgctgggaattgaaccagggtactctggaagagcagccagtgcttttaactgctgagctgtctgatatttatatatgaatttgTACAATAACTTAACTGTCCTTACTGAAGGAATATATGACATTGGAACTAATTTGATAGAattctttgttttgaggcagggtcttgctttTTTCAAGGAGAGATTTGAGTGTTATTCTGCCTTTTTCTTATTGcaaataattttttcatacaatgtattctgatcaaggtttcccttcccccaacttctcccagatcttcccacccacccaactccttgccttctttctctctttagaaaacaaacaggcaaataaaacaaacataccagaattttttgttttgtgtcttttctttctctctttttttttttttcaaaacagagtctttctttgtagataaggctggctttgaactcagagatccacctgcctctgcctcccaaatgctgggattaaagcagtgtaccaccactgccaggcttaacATAtcagaacttttaaaaagaaaagaaaaagaaacacagaaagcaaaacccataaacacacaaaatccGAGATCATAATATATAAGTAAAAGATCAAAAAGGTTTAAAAtgtccaaacaaagcaatatgagacaaaaaaaaaagtctacaaatATTAAATTCATTTGatttggccatctactgctgggcatggagcctgcccttaagtgtggtttatatACCCATGGAAACTCCATTgcagaaaattaattttcatttgccAGTGGTTGTTGGTTGGAGATAGCTtttgggttggggtgggggcttATGTCCATTTCTCCCTTTCATCCCTGGAAGCTGTCCGGCttgaaactgtgtgtgtgccctgtgcatgctgctacaGTCCCTGTGGGTCATATGTGCAGCAGTCCTGTTGTGTCCAGAAGGTCTTCTGTCCTCGGTGTCCTCTATTCCCTCTGGCTCCTGCagtctttccacttcctctttcaCAGAATTCCCTGAGCCCTGGGGAGTGGGGTTTGATGGCAATATCCCACTTAAGACGtaatgttccaaggtctctcgctctctgcatattgtccagttctgggtctctgttagttcctgtctttttcattttctgagataaggtctcattatgtagccctggttgtcctggaattagaTATGTAAAcatggctagcctcaaactcacagagatctgccttcttttgcctcccagcttctgggattaaaggcatgtgccaccacacccaactaagGTAGGGTCTTGTATTTTCTAAACTGGCCTTAAAGTCATATATGCTCCCACTTCCCCAATATCTGCGACTTTAGGCCTACATCACTGTGCCAAgttctttatttttagaaataactcATTATTGGATTATTATTCTAGATGGTTATAAGGGTTGAGGGTAGAGCTCTGTTGCTAGAGTACTGTGTAATAACACTCAAAAGCCCAAGTAAGATAGATGCATTGGACTACCCTTGTCTAGCAtgtagaccaaaaaaaaaaaaaaaaaaaaaagaaagaaagaaagaaagaaagaaagaaaagtacaggGCTAGGGATATAACTTGAGGGCAGAACACTTGCCTGTTTTGTTCGGTCACTTGCACTAcaaaaatgaatggataaataaaagcaaagttCTGTATTGTCCCCCACCTGCTTACTCTTCATTGAGGCAGTGTAGAAGAGCATTGGTATGAGAGCTGAGAGCAGCAGAGAGGAATTCACAGATGGCATCAGGAGCCCCGTTGGAGCTGCTTCCATCCAAAGGTAACCtctcatcttttcttcccctAGATGGTACACCCTGAAGTCCAAACCAGGAAAGAAGGACAAAGAGCGAGGAGAGATTGAGGTCGATATCCAGTTTATGAGAAACAACATGACTGCCAGCATGTTTGACCTCTCCATGAAAGATAAGTCTCGAAATCCATTTGGAAAACTGAAAGACAAGATCAAAGGGAAGAATAAGGATAGCGCTTCGGACACCGCTTCAGCCATAATCCCCAGCACAACACCCTCAGTGGACAGCGATGAGGAGTCTTtctcaaaagacaagaaaaagaaatcaaagatcaAGACTTTGTTTTCCAAGTCAAATTTGCAGAAGACGCCGCTCTCCCAGTCCATGTCTGTCCTGCCTACTTCCAAGCTAGACAAAGTGCTGCTTCATCCCGGTGACTTGAAGTCCCGGTgggatgatgatgacaatgaggaTGAGTCCTCCTCTGCCTCGGATGGTGAGTTTCTGTCTTTGCTCACTCATCTGCTTCCCCAGCCTTTGTTctgagaaggaagaggcaggtctTTGGGTTTTAGTTACcacagtgatgatggtgatgatattCATTAAGGCTTTGTTCCTTAGGAGAATACAATAGTCTTCTCCAAGGCTTTGGAGCTCACAAAATAAGTAGATTTGAGGGGattttgctgctgtttgttttttcacaGTCCTGGAATCTGGCTCAGGGCCCTAGTatgctgggcaaatgctctaACCCTGACACACATCCCTAGCACCTGTTGTATATAATAGAATAAAACTATAGGACTGTGTTGTGACAGGCTGTGTGTATGTCTGACTCTTCATTAAATCTTCAGATGTCAGCTGAGCTTCTATCACGTGCCTAACTCCCATGTGGTACATCCCTGGTGGAAGCTAAGTAGTCCAGTCTCCTTGACTCAAACTGTGTTTTTTGAACTTCAGCTTCAATTACTGAATCCCTTTTTATGGCCAGATTTTGTTACTCTATTGAGAACGTAGCCTTTTCCACTGGCTTAACATGGAATTTCTTAACTTTGGCATCACTGATTGTTTGGGTTGATAATTTCTTCTTGTGGGGAACCATCTTGTGCATAGGAGGATGCTTAGGTAACACTAGTACCTTCCAATCAGTTACCTCGATTGAAGATGTGTGCGGATGCTGATGGATTGACAGATGCCCCTGCCCATTGCAACTACTTGTTTTACCACTCCCATGCTCCTCTCTTCCGGTCTGCACGCTAGGATGAAAATGATGGCATCATACATGTTAATCAAGAACTCTGTCACTGAACTTTGCCTCAGATCCCTCACTCATataatttccctttttgtttgtttgttttattcctcTAGAGATTGAACCTCAGTGCCTGGAGCATGAAAGACAAACGCTGTAACTTGGAGCTGTATCCTcagcttcattttttatttagtgtgtctgaaggtcagaggctAGCTCGTGGGGGTGGTTCTCTTTtgactatgtgggtcctggggatttaaTTCAGGTCACCAGCTTTGCAGTAAATACCTTCACTctgtgaaccatctctccagaacttaccctttgtgttattttcttcCCAGTCATGTCCCACAAGAGAACACCCAGTGCAGACCATACACAACTGAACCAGACCAAGAAAGAGGGGCTCTCCTTCCTCGGAGGCCTCCGGTCCAAGAATGACTCCCTTTCCAGATCTAACTTGTGTATCAATGGGAACCACGTTTACATGGAGCAGCCAGAGGCCAAGAGTGAGATCAAGGACAGCAGCCCTTCGAATTCCCCATCCCCACAGGGCTTCAGGAAGAAGCATTTGTTCTCTTCCACCGAGAACCTGGCTGCCAGATCTCCTAAGGAACCAGGGGAAGGAGGTGGCGTGACCTCTGACAGGCGACTGTCCGACTCTTCCAGCAAGGATTCTGTGAAGTCTATGTCTTTGCCATCCTACCGACCTCTGACCAGTGGGGACAGTAGAGAGAGTATGTCTCCAGCAAATACGGAGgctacaaaagaaacaaaagagagcaagaagcaGGAGAACAAGAAATCCTCTTTGCTTTCTCTGGTGACAGGAAAGAAAGATGTGGCAAAAGGCAGTGAAGGCGAACCTCTTCCCATTgtctcagagaaagagaaggaaaggcaaggcacGAGCACGGAAGCCCAGCTGAGGGAGGAAGACCTTGGACGAAAGTCTGAGAGAGATGTTGTACCTGTTGCCTCCCAGTGGGGCAACTCCCTGAATCCCTTTGAAGATGTGCAGATCTCAAACCCAGAAGCCAGCCTGGAGTCTAAGTCTGAACCGAAGCCACCAGTTCCCGCTCCAAGGGCTCCCCAGACCAAAGCTGTAAAACCTAGGTAAGTCCTAGTTTTTTACATGTGGGACCTTTCTCTGCCACTACCTGGTATTTAGCAGTTTCCACTAGAGcaaatctggtcagtttcaggatgtGTGTGCAAAGGTCTGCTAGTCTTAAGTCATTTGAACCAGTCACCTctgctggcctggcctggcctgcccAATGCAGAGGACAAAAGTGTTTCCCAGCCTAAAGCTCAGCCATGCATGGGTGGGGGTTGTTTTTCTCAGTGAGCTAACCAGACTCCAGTGAAAAGAGACACTCTGTGGTCGATTCTGAGCATATGACCTGGTTGCATTGAGTACACAGGTTGAACCCATGTTTAAGTTTTCAGTGCACTGCCATTGGAGATGGctgcctctcctggcacttggcATCAGTTTGCTAGTGTTCGACACCCCTGGTCCATCCTTTAGTGTACCTGTGACCATTCTGTTTCCTCTGTGCCTGATCATGAGAGCCTGCCTCAACCTGAACAATCTGTTTTCTGAGTGACTTCCATGTTGACATTTCTCTGGTATGGGGGTGGAGAGACAAACTTTTGGAGATTGTACACacaggttttctctctctctctctctctctctctctctctctctctctctctctgtcttcaaaATCCATACTTGTTGCCTTGTGTtaagccttttttaaaattttccattctGAACTTTTTAGAAGCTTTTGGCCCTGTCAGTCAGTACTCGGAACTGAGTATATCACTAAAAGGAACTGTAGGCTGTCTCTTGCTCCCACTGAATCTTTCCATTTACATTGCAACAAATGTATGACAGGTATGCTTGGTGCCTAACAGTGTGTCCATCTGTGGGGAGAGCACACATCAGCTGTGCAGTGTTTtcttagcatgtatgaggccctggctTTGAGTCCCCATCGCTGAAGAGAAACAAAGTGATCCATTTGTATGTCAAGAATTGCTGTTCCCTTGACTTTGTAGATCCTGTCCCCAAATGTAAAAAACCTGTCTCTCCTTAATgacaatttttatgttttttgtaaTTCATCTGCAACTGACCTGCAGACTTTATTTTGTCCTTTTTGCAGACTGGAAGTACCTCCAAAGGCCCAGCCCAAAGCCAGGCTTCCTTCCTCTGACTCTGCTGTCTTTCCTACTCTTCCTCTTAGCTCTCCTCAAGCACCTATCTTTTCTGACATGAGGGGTGACTCAGAGACACAATCCTCTGAaagtccttctgcctcctcctctttctcctctcccctggcAGCTCCtatctccacatccactccaatTGAACACTGGCCCCCCACAGGCAAGGGGGAGGCTGATCCTAAAGAACCGCCTCTGCTCCTCAAAGCGGTCTCTCAAAGGGAGAGCTTAACACCTGCTCTGAATACTGGTTCTTCTGTGTTGGGTTCACCTTACAAACAACTTCCCATCCCAGTGCTGAAAGGGACCGAAGAGTCTTCAGGGAGCGAGacaggggcagggaaggaagccCACAGTGATGAGTCAGGAAAGAACCCCATGGGGAAGCCTGAAGAACTTGTGACAGTTCCCTTCCCACAGCAACACCATGTCCCCTCACCTGAAGAGGCCCAGGAAGTACCCCCTGTGCTTTCCCTCAGCAGTGGCAGAATTGCAAACCATGCTGAAAAGTCCCCCACAGGAGGAAACACAGACTCCGAGCATCAGTCTAGGTCTTTTGTGGAGAATGACCACAATGGTGGAGTGACTTCTACAGTCAGAGAAGCAACGCCCCCTGTTCGAGAGGAAGAGGCAGCCTCCCCATTTGACAGCATAGCCCAGAAACACGAAGAGATGCATCCAAATGCCAGGGGAGGTCAAAAGAGAGTCAAGAAGCATGTGTCCTTTTCTGAACAGCTCTttgtggaagaagaaacagaaaaactcaCTAGGCTTGAGGAAGAGGACGAAATCCATCCACAGCAGCTGACACAGGAAGGGCCTGTTACTGGAAGCATGCCCGATGAAGAGTCTCCAGAGTGTCCCCACACAGAAGGCACAGGAGAGGACCCTGTGACCACAGCAGCTCAGTCCATTCCTTCTGAAAGTGACAGTTTCTCAGAAGACCCCACAAGTGAAGCCAGCCCAGGAAGAGGTAGTGCCCAATTCTGGAGGGTTGAGGAGAATGATGGCCTCATGACTCAATATCAGAGCAAGGCCAGCGATCATGAAGGCCTGCTGTCTGACCCCCTAAGTGACCTTCCTTCTGCCTCCGATGTGAAATCTCCTGTCATGTCTGATCTgagcttttctcttccttccattcccgAAGTGGCGTCAGATGATGAAAGAGTAGATGAAGCTGGAGATGGAGGGAAGGCAGCAAAGTTAGAAGCAGGAGTTTCCCCCGGGAATGTGTCACCTTCCAGTTTGGAGAAGGCAGAGGGGCTGAGTGGCAGGGCACATGGGTCAGTGCTCCTGGAGAATCTTCATGACTTCAGGTCAGAAGCTCCCAGAGTGGCTCCTTCCGAGCAGACAGCAGCATCAGGAATTCCTAAGTCACACCTTGGCAAGAGCTCAAGTGTGAATAAACAGTCACCAGGCCCTGGTACTGTCGAGGAAGAGGAACCGAAGGGAAGTGAGAGGCCAGGTTCGCCTCTCCACATATCCCAGGGTTCCCCCATGCCCAGCCCCTCACCCTCTGCAACCTTTCCTGCTGCACACTCTTTGCCTAGCTCTCCATATTCCGACAGTCACCACACCAGTGTAGCAGAACCTccaaaaaaagcaacagaaggcTCCGTTGCCAAAGTTGAAAATTTTGGCAAGAAGAAGCCACTTCTACAAGCCTGGGTCACACCCTCAGAGATACATCCGGTCTCAGCTCAGCCAAATGCTGGAGCTGAGGCAGCCAAGCACAGGTGAGAGATGATGGGGGAACTTGTCTTTGTTCATGGGAAAGATGCCCTCTCTTTGCTTTCACCTGCAGAGACCAAGCCTTCAAACTGAATGGATGTCCCTGTGTCAGAATTGACCTACTTCGCTGGCAAGGCTAGTCAGGAACTCAAGATCCAGCCGTGTCCGTAGTAAGGACATAGTAGTCTTCAAAGATAGCTTAGGATGCTTCTGCAGTGTGACAAAGCTCTGTAGCTGTGCAAGTATGGGGCGCTTGTTTCTCCAGGGTCTCAGAAGCCAGCTGAGACCAAGTGATAGAGCAAAGCAATACTGAAAACTTCCTCTGAGAACTGCTCAAAGAGCAGCTCCCATGATGTGCACTCTCCCTTactgtagaagccagaaggtTGTGCAGAGCCCCTTAGTGGAATCCTAGTCTGTACTAACCCACACAGATgagaaactttctttctttctttcttctttattgttaacattctttatttattttaattaattggaAACCatttttttgcagtgctggggatggaaacgGAGGCCTTTTGCATCCTGGGCAAGTACTATGTCACAGAGCTATGTCCATCCTGAGACACTGTCTGTTCTTGTGTTCCATAAGCAGACTGAGAGACTTAGCATCGGTTGGAACCCTTCCCACCCCCAAGCCAGGGATGAGTTTTGCTGGCTGTGTGTGGCTCTCTGATCCATTTTGCTTTGAATTCCACAGGAGCTAAGGCATAAGATGGATGTTGGGCCAGAGATGATCCCCCTCCCATTGCTCATCTTGCCTGCAGCCATCTTTGAGATGGGTAGTTCTCAGCTTTGTGGTTACTGAAAGTGTAAGGATCCATTTCTTGTCTTTCTAGGCTTCATCCTGTGAAGCCGATGAGCACAACAGCCATGAAGATTGCAAACCCTGGCTTGGGAACTGCTGCTATCATCAGTGAGAACCTGATCAACGAAGCCATTATAAAGGTGCGTGATCTGAGGATTTGGCAGAGCTTGCATGTATAGAGTCACCATGACAGCTGGCCTCAGTCATTGCAACTACACAGGGGGCTGATGGGAAGAGGACTTGAGCTCATTTagtttggagaccagcctgggcaacatagcaagatgCTGTCTC
The Cricetulus griseus strain 17A/GY chromosome 1 unlocalized genomic scaffold, alternate assembly CriGri-PICRH-1.0 chr1_1, whole genome shotgun sequence genome window above contains:
- the Rab11fip1 gene encoding rab11 family-interacting protein 1 isoform X3, with product MSLAASAGRGLGTMWSPTHVQVTVLQARGLRAKGPGGTSDAYAVIQVGKEKYATSVSERSLGAPVWREEATFELPPLLSSGAAPAAAATLQLTVLHRALLGLDKFLGRAEVDLQELHRDQNRRKKQWYTLKSKPGKKDKERGEIEVDIQFMRNNMTASMFDLSMKDKSRNPFGKLKDKIKGKNKDSASDTASAIIPSTTPSVDSDEESFSKDKKKKSKIKTLFSKSNLQKTPLSQSMSVLPTSKLDKVLLHPGDLKSRWDDDDNEDESSSASDVMSHKRTPSADHTQLNQTKKEGLSFLGGLRSKNDSLSRSNLCINGNHVYMEQPEAKSEIKDSSPSNSPSPQGFRKKHLFSSTENLAARSPKEPGEGGGVTSDRRLSDSSSKDSVKSMSLPSYRPLTSGDSRESMSPANTEATKETKESKKQENKKSSLLSLVTGKKDVAKGSEGEPLPIVSEKEKERQGTSTEAQLREEDLGRKSERDVVPVASQWGNSLNPFEDVQISNPEASLESKSEPKPPVPAPRAPQTKAVKPRLEVPPKAQPKARLPSSDSAVFPTLPLSSPQAPIFSDMRGDSETQSSESPSASSSFSSPLAAPISTSTPIEHWPPTGKGEADPKEPPLLLKAVSQRESLTPALNTGSSVLGSPYKQLPIPVLKGTEESSGSETGAGKEAHSDESGKNPMGKPEELVTNDHNGGVTSTVREATPPVREEEAASPFDSIAQKHEEMHPNARGGQKRVKKHVSFSEQLFVEEETEKLTRLEEEDEIHPQQLTQEGPVTGSMPDEESPECPHTEGTGEDPVTTAAQSIPSESDSFSEDPTSEASPGRGSAQFWRVEENDGLMTQYQSKASDHEGLLSDPLSDLPSASDVKSPVMSDLSFSLPSIPEVASDDERVDEAGDGGKAAKLEAGVSPGNVSPSSLEKAEGLSGRAHGSVLLENLHDFRSEAPRVSSSVNKQSPGPGTVEEEEPKGSERPGSPLHISQGSPMPSPSPSATFPAAHSLPSSPYSDSHHTSVAEPPKKATEGSVAKVENFGKKKPLLQAWVTPSEIHPVSAQPNAGAEAAKHRLHPVKPMSTTAMKIANPGLGTAAIISENLINEAIIKKYQPSDPAFAYAQLTHDELIQLVLKQKETISKKEFQVRELEDYIDNLLVRVMEETPNILRVPTQLGKKAGKM
- the Rab11fip1 gene encoding rab11 family-interacting protein 1 isoform X2, which encodes MSLAASAGRGLGTMWSPTHVQVTVLQARGLRAKGPGGTSDAYAVIQVGKEKYATSVSERSLGAPVWREEATFELPPLLSSGAAPAAAATLQLTVLHRALLGLDKFLGRAEVDLQELHRDQNRRKKQWYTLKSKPGKKDKERGEIEVDIQFMRNNMTASMFDLSMKDKSRNPFGKLKDKIKGKNKDSASDTASAIIPSTTPSVDSDEESFSKDKKKKSKIKTLFSKSNLQKTPLSQSMSVLPTSKLDKVLLHPGDLKSRWDDDDNEDESSSASDVMSHKRTPSADHTQLNQTKKEGLSFLGGLRSKNDSLSRSNLCINGNHVYMEQPEAKSEIKDSSPSNSPSPQGFRKKHLFSSTENLAARSPKEPGEGGGVTSDRRLSDSSSKDSVKSMSLPSYRPLTSGDSRESMSPANTEATKETKESKKQENKKSSLLSLVTGKKDVAKGSEGEPLPIVSEKEKERQGTSTEAQLREEDLGRKSERDVVPVASQWGNSLNPFEDVQISNPEASLESKSEPKPPVPAPRAPQTKAVKPRLEVPPKAQPKARLPSSDSAVFPTLPLSSPQAPIFSDMRGDSETQSSESPSASSSFSSPLAAPISTSTPIEHWPPTGKGEADPKEPPLLLKAVSQRESLTPALNTGSSVLGSPYKQLPIPVLKGTEESSGSETGAGKEAHSDESGKNPMGKPEELVTVPFPQQHHVPSPEEAQEVPPVLSLSSGRIANHAEKSPTGGNTDSEHQSRSFVENDHNGGVTSTVREATPPVREEEAASPFDSIAQKHEEMHPNARGGQKRVKKHVSFSEQLFVEEETEKLTRLEEEDEIHPQQLTQEGPVTGSMPDEESPECPHTEGTGEDPVTTAAQSIPSESDSFSEDPTSEASPGRGSAQFWRVEENDGLMTQYQSKASDHEGLLSDPLSDLPSASDVKSPVMSDLSFSLPSIPEVASDDERVDEAGDGGKAAKLEAGVSPGNVSPSSLEKAEGLSGRAHGSVLLENLHDFRSEAPRVAPSEQTAASGIPKSHLGKSSSVNKQSPGPGTVEEEEPKGSERPGSPLHISQGSPMPSPSPSATFPAAHSLPSSPYSDSHHTSVAEPPKKATEGSVAKVENFGKKKPLLQAWVTPSEIHPVSAQPNAGAEAAKHRLHPVKPMSTTAMKIANPGLGTAAIISENLINEAIIKKYQPSDPAFAYAQLTHDELIQLVLKQKETISKKEFQVRELEDYIDNLLVRVMEETPNILRVPTQLGKKAGKM
- the Rab11fip1 gene encoding rab11 family-interacting protein 1 isoform X4, whose amino-acid sequence is MSLAASAGRGLGTMWSPTHVQVTVLQARGLRAKGPGGTSDAYAVIQVGKEKYATSVSERSLGAPVWREEATFELPPLLSSGAAPAAAATLQLTVLHRALLGLDKFLGRAEVDLQELHRDQNRRKKQWYTLKSKPGKKDKERGEIEVDIQFMRNNMTASMFDLSMKDKSRNPFGKLKDKIKGKNKDSASDTASAIIPSTTPSVDSDEESFSKDKKKKSKIKTLFSKSNLQKTPLSQSMSVLPTSKLDKVLLHPGDLKSRWDDDDNEDESSSASDVMSHKRTPSADHTQLNQTKKEGLSFLGGLRSKNDSLSRSNLCINGNHVYMEQPEAKSEIKDSSPSNSPSPQGFRKKHLFSSTENLAARSPKEPGEGGGVTSDRRLSDSSSKDSVKSMSLPSYRPLTSGDSRESMSPANTEATKETKESKKQENKKSSLLSLVTGKKDVAKGSEGEPLPIVSEKEKERQGTSTEAQLREEDLGRKSERDVVPVASQWGNSLNPFEDVQISNPEASLESKSEPKPPVPAPRAPQTKAVKPRLHPVKPMSTTAMKIANPGLGTAAIISENLINEAIIKKYQPSDPAFAYAQLTHDELIQLVLKQKETISKKEFQVRELEDYIDNLLVRVMEETPNILRVPTQLGKKAGKM